Proteins found in one Plasmodium sp. gorilla clade G2 genome assembly, chromosome: 14 genomic segment:
- a CDS encoding S-adenosylmethionine-dependent methyltransferase, putative, which translates to MGFFVQFPKEGFYFFSYFKKSCNNNKYILLCKKRSISCLCRRKYYHSNIDCVIDNPKKRPTLILNEKSVKSVINGFPWLYSKDIKNAEELYIYSPCLVNIKDEFNENIGVGIYNKNSIISSRLLSRNINEHINEEFFNIRIRRAYEKRLELFHNENFFRVVNAESDFLPGIIIDKYNKLVCVQINASGMDILLPIIMKSIENILNPNIIIIKNDNKIRKLEKLPIKKEIYKGIYKSPIEVQENGITFFVDILNGQKTGWYYDQRYNRTMLIPYCKDKNILDLFSYVGSFGITLAYYGAKEVTCVDSSYSAIKNGIHAAQYNNILDKINFVHGCVRNFLHVCLNIQILLQDNKRTNMINIFDHMLSIGENSLDLKEEKNNLLLQNNENKLYNEYMLINSNVPMQLEQNDTHISFDNNTKKKNTNNNLLTNINQNNNNFEYVKNEKLLTDMKNLSIYEKKKTDTYIEDIEFLLSNNYKFFQKTYDVILIDPPPLARNNYCLPSALKIYEKLLYVSFRIIQKPGYVFVSSCNKLIGYDKLLFCIKRALKWSKCEGTIIGEGRISSDHPIHISLPETKYLTSILLMIT; encoded by the coding sequence atgggCTTCTTTGTTCAATTTCCTAAAGAaggtttttattttttttcttattttaaaaaaagttgtaataataataaatatattttattatgtaagAAGAGAAGCATATCATGTTTGTGTCgtagaaaatattatcacaGTAATATTGATTGTGTTATAGATAATCCGAAAAAAAGGCCAACATTAATTCTTAATGAAAAAAGCGTAAAGAGCGTAATAAATGGTTTTCCTTGGTTATATTCtaaggatataaaaaatgcagaagagttatatatatacagtCCTTGTTTagttaatataaaagatgaatttaatgaaaatataggTGTTgggatatataataagaattcTATAATCTCTTCAAGATTATTAAgtagaaatataaatgaacatataaatgaagaattttttaatatacgtATAAGAAGAGCATATGAAAAAAGATTAGAATTATTTCATAATGAAAACTTCTTTAGGGTGGTGAATGCTGAAAGTGATTTTCTTCCAGGAATTAttattgataaatataataaattagtaTGTGTACAAATAAATGCTAGTGGGATGGATATATTACTACctattataatgaaaagtattgaaaatattttaaatccaaatattattataataaaaaatgataataaaataaggaAATTAGAAAAGTTacctataaaaaaagaaatttataaAGGCATATATAAATCTCCAATAGAAGTTCAAGAAAATGGTATAACCTTTTTtgttgatatattaaatggaCAAAAAACAGGCTGGTATTATGATCAAAGATATAATAGAACTATGCTCATTCCTTAttgtaaagataaaaatattctagatttattttcatatgttGGATCTTTTGGTATTACATTAGCATATTATGGTGCTAAGGAGGTAACTTGTGTCGATTCTTCTTATTCAGCTATAAAAAACGGGATACATGCAGCacaatataacaatatactAGACAAAATTAATTTTGTTCATGGATGTGTTAGGAATTTTTTACATGTAtgtttaaatatacaaatattattacaagataataaaagaacaaatatgataaatatttttgacCATATGTTGTCTATAGGTGAAAATTCTTTGGATTTAAaagaggaaaaaaataatctactattacaaaataatgaaaacaaattatataatgaatatatgttGATAAATTCGAATGTTCCTATGCAATTAGAACAAAATGACACACATATTTCATTTGacaataatacaaaaaaaaaaaatacaaataacaATTTGTTAACAAATATAAACCAAAATAACAACAATTTTGAATATGTTAAGAATGAAAAACTTTTAACAGATATGAAAAATTTATcaatatatgaaaagaagAAAACAGATACTTATATAGAAGATAtagaatttttattaagtaataattataaattttttcaaaaaacaTATGATGTTATTTTAATAGATCCGCCTCCATTAGCACGTAATAATTATTGTCTACCATCCGcattaaaaatttatgaaaAACTTTTATATGTATCTTTTAGAATAATACAAAAACCTGGGTATGTATTTGTATCAAGttgtaataaattaattggatatgataaattattattttgtattaaaaGAGCATTAAAATGGTCCAAATGTGAAGGAACAATAATAGGAGAAGGCAGAATTAGTTCTGATCATCCTATTCATATATCATTACCCGAGACAAAATATTTAACTTCTATTCTTTTAATGATAacatag
- a CDS encoding acetyl-CoA acetyltransferase, putative yields MLINNLRKVFIVGYARTPIGALGGSISHIPVHKLACATILKALERSQIEKEHVDCLIFGQSFSSGCGPVPLQKIAISTGMHINTKTHLVNNLCCSGLDSITIGYDLIRGGKDACIVGSMESMSQSPYFLKNLRTEKYSLGNNILRDSIIYDGYDFMVNNKELKTNNTLEMFCKKFNIPRVDLDEYVINSFKRTANAYSENLIQQEIFPLVVQKKKNKIQVEKSVIDSDEIYKNYNIDKICNLNSESIITNYNIAPFADGACALVLMSENKLKELEINPIAEIITYDNASVYPDEFPFSIPYSIEKCLKKINKSSLDYYEINELSALNVIFAMNKLNIDLSNVNINGGALSLGHPTAVSGSRIVMSLITVLKNYDMKLGCASINNYLGSSTSIIVENTY; encoded by the exons ATGTTAATAAATAACCTCAGAAAGGTTTTTATTGTTGGTTACGCTAGAACCCCCATTGGCGCATTAGGAGGAAGTATTTCTCATATACCAGTTCATAAATTAG cTTGTGCTACTATTTTAAAAGCTCTTGAGAGAAGTCAAATAGAGAAAGAACATGTTGATTGCTTAATTTTTGGTCAATCTTTTTCTAGTGGTTGTGGTCCAGTACCTCTTCAGAAAATTGCAATATCAACGg gTATGCATATAAACACAAAAACCCACCTTGTAAATAATCTGTGCTGTAGTGGTTTAGATTCTATTACCATTGGATATGATCTAATTAGGGGAGGCAAAGATGCTTGTATTGTAGGTTCAATGGAATCCATGTCTCAAAgtccatattttttaaaaaacctGAGAACTGAGAAATATAGTTtaggtaataatatattaagagatagtattatatatgatgGTTATGATTTTATGGTGAATAATAAAGAGTTGAAAACTAATAATACCCTAGAAATGTtttgtaaaaaatttaatataccAAGAGTTGATTTAGATGAATATGTtataaattcttttaaaaGAACTGCTAATGCATATAGTGAAAATTTAATTCAACAAGAGATATTTCCATTAGTagtacaaaaaaagaaaaataaaatacaagtCGAAAAATCTGTAATAGATTctgatgaaatatataaaaattataatatagataaaattTGTAATTTAAATAGTGAATCCATAATAACCAATTATAATATAGCACCATTTGCTGATGGAGCATGTGCTCTTGTATTAATGagtgaaaataaattaaaagaattagaaATAAACCCTATAGCAGAAATTATTACATATGATAATGCTTCTGTTTATCCGGATGAATTTCCTTTTAGTATTCCTTATAGTATAGAAAAAtgtttaaagaaaataaataaatcatcTCTTGATTATTATGAAATTAATGAATTATCAGCTCTTAATGTTATTTTTGCTATgaacaaattaaatatagaTCTATCTAATGTAAACATAAATGGAGGAGCCTTATCCTTAGGTCATCCTACTGCTGTATCTGGTTCAAGAATTGTCATGTCATTAATAacagttttaaaaaattatgatatgaAATTAGGTTGTGCTTCTATAAATAATTACCTAGGCTCATCAACATCTATTATAGTGGAAAATAcatattga